The following is a genomic window from Paenibacillus sp. FSL R5-0766.
GAGATCACTGGAATCAGGCTTAAGATTTCCTAGAGGCACCTAGTCATTCTAATTTCCAAACAACAAATTACTATATGCGGAAGGAGTGGTAACTATGTCTTTTCAATTTCATACTTTGGCAAAGGAAATTCAAGAGTTTTATGATCATGCCTTCGAGCTACTAAAGAACGGAGACGAAAGTGCGGAGAATAAACCTCTTCTACTGCAACTAGAACAGTTTATGGAAGAGTACGAGAGCCAAACCCATCTTACCATTTCTTTTGTTGGCCAATATAACGCAGGAAAATCGACCACAATAGCTGCTTTAACAGGAGCTTCGTTCAAACGTAAGGAAGTGGTGGAATCGGAAGTTGGTTCTAAAACCGTCATGGTGTATGAGGCAGGCAATAAAGACATCAAGATCGGGGCCCAAATTCTTACGGATCGAACAGAGCGGTATTTGTGGGACGAATTGCTACTCATCGATACACCCGGAATTTTTGCTGGGCGCAACGATCACGATGAAGTAACCCTGGATCAGATTTCAAAATCCGATTTGCTGGTGTTTGTTGTTTCTAACGAACTGTTTAACCCTCAAGGAGGAGTTTTCTTCCGCAAATTAGCGTTCGAACTACAGCGTCAAGGTCAAATGATTCTAGTCGTTAATAAGATGGTACGCGAATCTGGAAGTCCCGTGACGTTAACGAAATCTTTACTTAAAGTGATGGAGCCTGCCCACCCGGATGATTTTTATACATGCTTCATCGATTCCGATTCGTATTTGGCAGCTCAAGCAGAAGAAGATGAAGAGGAGAAAGAGTATTTAGTTGATAAGTCGAATTTTGCTCAATTGTGGAATAGGCTACAGGAACTATCGGATAAGAACAGATATACGGCCAAGCTGGCCACACCTTTAAATCGTCTAATCGATATCTTGGACCAGGCTTACAACCTAGCTGTAACGGAAACCCCTTTAAGCCGAAACATGATGGAGTTACTCCGTCGCAAAAAACTTATTTTGCGTTCCTCAGAGGGGAGGCTTACCAACCAATACAAAGCTGAACTTAGCTCTCTTGACCATGAGGTGCTAATGGAAGGGGAGACGGTCGCAGCACTTGTAGACGGTCAGCATACGTCAGAAGAAATCAACAAGGCTATAAAAAACTCGGAGCGAAATATTGAACTGAAATCCAAGGAGTCGTTGGATGCTATATCCAAGATTATTGAAGGAGAAATGAGCAGACTCGAAATAGAACTTGATCAGCTAAGTAACTCCGAACTAGGATCTATTGTAAGAAGGCAGATTCAGGCTGAATTAGTTGAGAATAAGCATACCATTAACGAACGCGAAGTTGATGGCGGGAACTCTTTAAAATGGTTGAGTAAGGGACCCCAAGCTCTAGAAAAGTTGGGTGGTATGGCAACTAAGGTCTCCAAGGATACAGTATATAACTTAGTAAAGATGTTCGGCGGGAAATTTAAACCATGGGGCGCTACAAAATTGACTAAATTCATTAATAAACTTGGCCCGGTGTTGTCTATTATAGGTGTGATGCTTGATGTATTCCTGACTCTCAAAGGTGAAAAAGACGAGGAGGACCAGGCGATAAAGCTTAGGGGGGCACGAACTGAGATTCGGCGAGAATACCGGATAGTTGCTCAAGAAATGAGGAACGAATATGAAATGGGTATTGCTAAGGAATTAAGTAGCTTTTACGATACGGAGCTTGAAGTGATCGAAACAATTCGCAAGGAAATTGCTGAAAGCGAGAACCGGAAGGCATCTTTGACATCTGGCATTGAACTGTTGATGAAGAAGGCAAAGGCAAAATTAAGAACCGTAAAATAGTAAGGGCGAGTGCTTAAAGGCCATAAAATAGTATGCTTCCGAGCATTCGCGGTGTCCTGACATTTGGTAGTAGTGGGAACGGATTGGGGACGAAAGCCATCATTTTGGAGCTAACTTCAACCAAATAGAACCACTCACGATTAGAGAAAAACCATATAAATCAAGGTTTTAGTCGACCTGGACAACCGGGAATCAACTTGCCAATGTTCCCGCATACGGGGCATGTTGAAGTCGTTTGTTCCTTGATTTATATGGATTCTGAGTGATGGATGAAGAGGTATGGGAACGCTGAGTTTCGCGTCCCCATATACTTAGCAATTTTTTTGTGAGTGCAATGATGTTTTGATGAGATCTGTTACACTTTAATAAGTGAGGTAATGCTAATGGAACAGCAACAGGAAGTTTATTTTAATGCTCTATCCGTGAGTAGATCAGAGAGTGCGAAAGCCCTTGAGGGATTCGCATTGCGTGGGGTAAAGAACAGTGTGGTTGAGAAATATTCTGATCAAGCGCACTTTATTTACGAGCTACTTCAAAACGCTGATGACGCTAAAGCAACATCAGCTCGCTTCGAGTTGTTCAAAGACAAACTTATATTCGTCCATAATGGGACACGCCGATTTACGGTCTCAGACCCTGCCACAGAAGCCCAAGACCTTGAGAACAGGGTGTTGGGTGACATAAATTCTATAACCGCTGTCGGTGGTTCCAATAAAACGGATGAAGCAACCATTGGAAAGTTTGGTGTAGGGTTTAAGGCGGTATTTCAATACACTGCTACACCGCAAATTTATGACCCTAATATCTTTTTCAAAATCGAACGGTTCATAGTACCGATCTGTCTAGAAGCCGATTACGATGGAAGAAAAAATGGTGAAACCCTGTTTGTCTTCCCGTTTGACCACGAAAAGCGTAGTGTTGAAGATGCCTATTCCGATATTTCGGAAAAACTGCGCTCGCTTGATTACCCGCTTCTTTTTCTGTCTAACCTTAAGGATATATCATTTGAGATATCCGGCATTTTGGGCTTATATGGGAAGACCGTTGAGGAAATACATAACATTGATAATACTATCGCCGAGTTTGTAAGCCTCACCCAAAATGACGGAGAGAACCGCGACGACCTCTACGACGATAAGTTATGGTTGTTCTCCCGTGATAATGATAAAGGGCATACGTACTCTGTCGGCTTCTTTGTTGATGCACAAGGACATCTGATGCCAAAGACACATTACGCTTTTTGCTTCTTTCCAACAAAGGAAGTTACCGGGTTGAATTTTATACTTCATGCTCCGTTTCTGCTTACCGACAGCCGTGAGGGAATAAGAGCAGGTGTTCAGCATAATATTGACATGATTGCTTTGCTTTCAAACTTGGCAGCAGACAGTCTTCTATATCTCACGGAAATCGGGCAGAAAATAAAGGTGCCACTGATTGACGATAATATTCTCGACATTGTGCCATATGATGAGAGTGGCTTTGTTGATGTTAACAGCAAGAAGACAATATCGTTTAAACCTTTCTATACTGCAATTAAAGAAGCGTTTAGATGCACGGCAATCATTCCGAGTTTAGACGGATATGTAGCTGCCGGGGATGCATATTGGGCATTTGTACCTCAAATTGCCGAGTTATTTTCAAATCTTCAACTAGCTCTGTTAAGTAAAAATGAGACGGCTAAGTGGGTGTTCACATCTTTCGGACGTCAGGACACTCGCCGTAAAAATGAAGCACTCACTGATTATATTGATTCAATAACCGAAGTCTGGTTAGATGAAGGGAAAATACTCAAAGGTTGGAAGGTCGATTCTGGAACTTCTTATGATGGAATCACACCTGAGTTCATAGAGTCACAACCGATTGAGTGGCTACATCTTTTCTATAAATGGATTGCAGAGACGAAGGGCAGAACAGAGCTGATTCTAACAAAACCGATTTTTCTCAATGAGGACGGAAAAGCAGTTGCTGCTTTTGACGTTAAGAAGCAAGCCATATTGTTTCTACCAACTGAAGGCGACAGTGATTACGCGACCATCAATAATTCTTTGTTGCATAATGAGGAAACGCTTGCGTTCATAAAGCAACTTGGTATCAGTGAGCCTTCTTTACGGGACGAGATATACAACATTATTCTGCCTGAATACAAGAAAGGGGGTGACATTGGTACCAGACCTCATTTCAAAAAGTTCTTCCGATATTATCAGGTGTGTTCTCAGGCGGAGGCAAAGTCTATTCTATCCTTAATTAAGGAATATAGTTTTGTTTTGTATAAGTCCAAATACGACGAAACTCAGTATCGCGGAATAGCGGAGGGACTTTATTTCCCATTTGAACCTTTGCAGCAATGGTTTCAACCAAAGTCGGAAACGAAATTCGTTTGTTTTGATGAGTATCTGCAACTTGTCGGCGAAGATAAGAAAGAGGAATTGATCAGTTTTTTGACGGATCTTGGCGTTAAGGATACACCGAGAATTATTTCCTGTGAATTAAGCTTGCAAGAAGCGAATGAAATTAAGACTGATTGGCCACGTTCAACAGGGTATCAAATATGGAAAGAGAACTACATTGATGGTTGCAAAGAATTAGTGGAAATCACTGCTAATGAACGAGACTTTGAGAAATCCTGTTTTGTTTGGACTCAGTTACTTAAATTGGTTGAGTACGGACTTTTAAACGATAACTATTGGTCGCAGGAAAGTGTTTTGTGCGGCAAATACAAATACTACTATTACAGTGAGCGTACTGAAAAATTCGATTCAACCGAAGCTAATCGACTTCGGACTCAACCATGGCTCGCCAATCGCGAAGGAGAATTCCTATCCGCCAATGAACTGACCGTTGAAACTCTTCACCTGCAATATGATTTATCAAGCGACGAAGCGGTCGAACTAATCAGGCTTCTAGGAATCAGGGAAGAAGTTGAAGAGACTGAAGAGGATAAGATTGATATCACCTCTTATGCCGAAACATTAGGCTTGTCAGACGAGGAGCAAAGGCAGGCTCTATTAGAGTATGCCAAGCGCAAAAAAACCGCTGAGGTTTCTGATGCTGAAGAGGAAGATGAGGACTTGCTCGATGATGAACCGGAAGAAACCACACCTGATCCCAGTCCTACAGTTAAACGCGTCGTAAAGGAAATCTTGAAACGGGCAACTTCCGCACAAGGAAGGCGGATTATGCAACAAGATGACGATATTGAGGACGCGCCGATTGATGAAGACGATTATTCAAAGCCGTCTGTCAACATCAGTAAGAAAATTGAAAAAGTTAAGGAACAGGCTGAGCGGGACATTAATGCGATTGCCCGCCTTGAGGATTTAAAGCAGCAGGCGCATGCGGCTGAAAAGTATTCATACGGATGGTTCAAAGTCCTTCTTGAGTTGGAGTCGATCAATAGTGGCGAAAATAATGCAAGCAGCAGAGAGGTTTCCATATCGTTCTCTAAAGTTAAGCTTGAGGAAGGTACATCTAGAACCTTAATCTTAAAGCATCCGAACCGCTATATCCCTCAGTCCATGGAAGACCTTGCGGATATTCCACTTGAATTGCATTTTGAAAATCATCCTATGGTCAAAGTTGCAATTGAAGTTGTGAATGTAAAGTCATACACTTTACGGGTGAAACTGAGGACGAACGCTCAAATAGAAGGGGTTGATTTATCACTCGTCAAAGAAGCAAGAATCGTCGCAAAGAACCCTGTATTCCTACTAGAGGAATTGCGAAAAGCATTCAATAAACTCGGCTTCGAAGACGACTATGATATGAAAGGCAACCTATGCGAAAATATTGAGTTCGTTTTCGGTCCTCCCGGCACAGGGAAAACAACGCATCTGGCGAGAGAGGTTATTCTACCCATTATGAGGGAAGTCGAGAATTTGAAAGTTCTTGTTTTAACTCCAACAAATAAAGCGGCAGATGTCCTTGTACGGCGTATTATGGAAATTAAGGACGCAGATCATAGTTACTGTGACTGGCTTGTTCGTTTTGGAGCAACGAACGACAGCATCATTGAGCAGAGCGGTGTTTTTCGTGACAAGAACTTCGATATTCGTACGTTGTCAAGAAATGTTACTGTCTCGACGATCGCCCGTTTTCCGTACGATTACTTTCTGCCAGACGAAAGCACTAGGCTTCATTTGAGTGAACTAAAGTGGGATTATATTATCATTGACGAAGCATCTATGATTCCATTGGTCAACATCGTTTTCCCGCTTTATAAGAAGACACCTGTGAAATTTATTATTGCGGGAGACCCGTTCCAAATAGAGCCTATCACTAGTGTAGATCTCTGGAAGAATGAAAATATATACACTATGGTGGAACTCAAATCGTTCACCGAACCCACAACGGTACCTCACTCATACAATGTTGAACTCCTGACTACTCAATACAGGAGCATACCAGCAATAGGAGAGGTGTTCAGTCGGTTCGCATATGACGGAGTATTAAAGCACAACCGCACTACTGAAAGTCAACGATCACTGCCTATTGGTGATTTTATTGATATTAAACCTTTAAACATTATCAAGTTCCCTATTAGTAAATATGAGAGTATTTATAGGCCTAAGCAGTTACAAAGCAAAAGCAACTATCAGGTGTATTCGGCTCTATTTGCCTTTGAATTTGTAAAGTATCTATCATCGATTGTCGAACTTATGAAAGATGATAAGATGTTCCGAATTGGGCTAATAGCTCCGTATCGGGCGCAGTCGGACTTGATTGATAAACTGATGGCTGCAACTACCTTGCCGAAAAATATTGATATTCAGGTCGGCACGATACACGGCTTCCAAGGCGACGAGTGTGACATCATCATTGCACTGTTTAACCCTCCCCCGTTCATCTCGACTTCAAAGGAGATGTTTCTCAACAAGATTAACATCATAAACGTCTCCATTAGCCGTGCGAGGGATTACTTGTTTGTGATTATGCCTGATGATAACACAGAAAATGTGGGCAATCTCACTTTGATTAAAAAAGTTGAAAGGCTGTTCAAAGAGCAGCCGGACTGGACTGAACAGCAGTCTCCTGCAATAGAAGAATTGATTTTCGGGAGCAAGAGCTATCTTGAGGATAATTCGTTCTCAACAAGCCATCAGTTAATAAATGTGTATGGGAAGCCTGAAAAACGATATGAGGTTAGAAGCGAAGATAATGCTGTGGATGTTCAAATACATGAATAATGGAAGGTGAAGTAACAAGATGAGTATCAATCATAATAGATACTGTTATGTTTTAAATCGTGAACCAAGTGGTATAATGGTAACAAGGATTTCATTAGTGGCAGGTTAAGAAGCGGATGGGAACCCAACCGCCTATGTTCCCGCACATGACACATTCACCTGAGTAATTCAATGCCCACATTTTGCCCACAAACTCTACCCACACATCTTACTAACACGGATTTATCGAACCAATTTTTCAAGAAAACCGGATAAAATCGTCACAAATAGACTCAAAAAACACATAAAAAAGCCTTTGTCTCATGGGCGGCATGATGTAATTAGCCCCATAAATACCTTAGTATATAAGGGTTTACAGGGTTCTTGAGTGCTCCGTTGTCACAGATTGGTTAGCGTTTATATAATTAGAGGCTTTTCACGAGTTCTCCGAACTTGTGAGAAGCCTCTTTTAAGAGTTTTGGTCACATGCAAATAGACACCTTAGTGAATTCGGGATCTAAAGACCCTTGGATTTTCTAAGGTGTCTTTATATTAAATATTCAATGAAGAGATAGCCTAGGTATTTAAATTGAGTTATCGGATGATGTTTTTACTGTGGACGAATTGAACAAGCTACAAAACGTATTGGCTTCTGAAACTCAGGCTATATGCTTGTTGCCAAGGATGCGTTGTAATCTGTAGGTTAAATTCATAAAAAAAGCGGCGCAGGGAGTATGATATGCTCCCTTATGCCGCTATGTTTCTAGTTATTATATTAGGTTATCTTCTGAATATCCACTCGGTTTAGCTCAGTGAATCTAGTAGTGATTTCACCTGCGGATCAAGATTCAGTGTGTTCAAAATGATCTCAAGCGCTTCTGCGCGAGTGGCATTGCCTTTAGGATCGAATCGATCCTTTCCTTTGCCATTGACGATGCCCACTTGCGCTGCCGTTTGAATTTCGTTCGCTACGTAAGAACGACTCAGATCCGTGAAATGACCTTTGGATGTATCTTTAGTCATCGTATTCAGGTTAGCGATGCTAGATAAAAGAATGACCATTTTTTCACGTGTAATCGTCTTCTCAGGTATGAACGTCCCACCCTCATAGCCTTGGATTACTCCTGCAGCGGCAAGGTTCATAATTACGTCTTTCGCCCAGTGCTTGTCTAGATCGTTAAATGTTACGTTGTTACTGTTGTCAGCTTGGATGTTGAATGCGCGACTTAGCATCGTGGCGAATTCGGCGTGCGTTATATTCCCGTTCGGTCTAAATGTGTCGTCTTCATAGCCGCTAATCAACTGCACCTTCAAGAAGGTATTGATCGTTTGTTTCGCCCAGTGTCCATGAGTATCCGCAAAATCAGTTGTCGTATTAGCAGTATTTGCTGCTGAGACTTGGGCAGCGAGCTTCTCGACCAGGCTAGCGCGATTCACAATGTTACTGTTAAATACTTCAACTACAGGTTGCTGCGTTGGCTTAGGAGTTGGCTCAGGTGTCGGTTCAGGTTCTGGTGAACCTGTAAAGATTGGACTCGATGTGCCTCCGCCGCCAGAAGTTACAGTTGCGGCAAATACATACGACAGCGTAACCGTTTCGCCCGTGTTGCTTGTTACTGTAGCAGCCTTGCCGTTAATCATTCCTGTCGTATGCGTAGCTGCAAAAACATAACCGCTATTCGCCGTTAGCGTCACAGTAGCGGTGTATGCGGTACTCCCTGCGAATGTAACTGCCATTGGACTCCATGTTACAGTGCTTGCCGTGAAGTTCGCTGTGCCAACCGTTGCTGTCGTACTCGGTGCAGCTCCCGTTACTGGGGCAGTGACAGAGATTTCCGCATCCCGCTGCCAATTCGGCAAATGTATACGACAGCGTAACCGCTTCGCCCGTGTTATCAGTCACTGCAGCAGCCTTGCCGTTAATCGTTGTGTCGTAAGCATAGCTGCGAAAACATAACCGCTATTCGCCGTTAGAGTAACAGTAGCCGTGTAGGCCGTACTCCCTGCGAAAGCTTCTTCATCTGGACTCCATGTTACGGTTCTCGCCGTGAAGTTCGCTGTACCAACCGTTGCTGTCGTACTCGGCGTAGCTCCCGTTACAGGGGCAGTGACTGTAATCGGTGCGCTTGTAATAAATTCAATAGAGCGTAATTGGACGTAAGAAAATCCTCTGAATGTGGTAACATCACCGTTAAAACTGCCGCTCCCCGTCATCGTGCTAGGCGCACTATTGGTGGTATTCGTCCAATATGCGTATGATCCACTGACACTAAGCGAATCCAAACGACCAATAGAGCCACTCACGATTCCTGCGCCACCATCACTACCAGTTGCTTTAATATCGCCACCAGTTATCGTAATCGTACCACCAGTACTCCATTTGCCGCCTCCGATCCCTGCGCTACCCTCATGCCCAGAGGCTCTAATGTCCCAGATCCAGTAGATTGTGCATAAATCGTCAAGAGGTTGTTATTAGAAACATCAATTCCTTGAGGTGCCTCTACATCACTGCCATCCTCAAGGATAATATGAACATCGCCCGTTATGTTAATCCTATTAGATAAGCTCCATGCACCACTAAACAAATACCAGCCGCTTGCAAGTGTAGAGTTATTCAAATCAGATGCATCATGGATGACCGCTACATTCTCGTTTGTTTGTAGATCGCCATTCTGGTCTAGATACGTTACCCCCGTATTCGCCGATACTGTCGATGTTCCCGCCGGAAGAAGTGAAACAACCAATGCGGCAATGAGTAACATCCGAACGAACGACATCCATCCTCTTACCTGTCTTCTCGAACTAAACCGCCATGCTTGTGTCTTGATGCCTCTGCCTCTCATTTCAAACACCCTCCATCTAAAAAATAGTAACGATTAATAATTTCTTTTCATAGCTTCTTCCTAAAATATGTAGAATTATATCATTTTAATTATCATGAGTTTATCATAGAAAACGATCTCATCAAGGAAATATAAAGAAAACTTTAAATTTCATGGTTTGGGGGAGGAGAGTCCTGATCTTTGCTGGTCGCTAGAGGTACATGGCAAGCGTAATCTTAAAGTTTTCGTTATATGGGAGGTGGTTCTTCCCTACATTGCAAGTTAATATTGATCGGTCGTTTAACATTCCAGATGGTGTTGACCCGAATAATGGTGAAAAAATGGATGTAAGTCACTTATCTGATGATACAGGGAATTCTAATAGCTCTGTATTTGATGCAATCAGAACAGCTATCTAGTCCAATATTTTTTGTTAGTGAGAATTAGAGAAACAACGAGCGAAGTATTATCACTTATTAAATGAGACTAGAGGTGAAAATTCCAAATGGTATAATTGGTTTAGATGACTCTCAACAAATGGCTGAGAAGTTAAACGTGTTACTAGATCAAGCAGAGCAAATAGCAAGAACTGGTTTGGCAAAATGTGACGGACATTCAGAGAGACTGGTATACTTAATGACTTTCAGATATCCCAATATTACAGCAGTACAGGCCGCGGAACATGTTGATATTGCAGCTTCAACAGCAAGAAGAACTTTGAATGCCTTAGCTGAAAAAGAACTGGTAATAAAGATCCAGCACAAAAAAGAAATGTCGAATATTTTAACTATGATGTATTAGGTTTATTCGATAAATAATAATAAAAATACACAACTGAATTGAGGAGGGAAATGATTTTGAGAAAGGGTACGAAGTGGGTATTATGGATTCTGGGCTTGATGCTCGCTGCAGTTTTCATCAACTTCTATATGAATCTAT
Proteins encoded in this region:
- a CDS encoding GTPase; this encodes MSFQFHTLAKEIQEFYDHAFELLKNGDESAENKPLLLQLEQFMEEYESQTHLTISFVGQYNAGKSTTIAALTGASFKRKEVVESEVGSKTVMVYEAGNKDIKIGAQILTDRTERYLWDELLLIDTPGIFAGRNDHDEVTLDQISKSDLLVFVVSNELFNPQGGVFFRKLAFELQRQGQMILVVNKMVRESGSPVTLTKSLLKVMEPAHPDDFYTCFIDSDSYLAAQAEEDEEEKEYLVDKSNFAQLWNRLQELSDKNRYTAKLATPLNRLIDILDQAYNLAVTETPLSRNMMELLRRKKLILRSSEGRLTNQYKAELSSLDHEVLMEGETVAALVDGQHTSEEINKAIKNSERNIELKSKESLDAISKIIEGEMSRLEIELDQLSNSELGSIVRRQIQAELVENKHTINEREVDGGNSLKWLSKGPQALEKLGGMATKVSKDTVYNLVKMFGGKFKPWGATKLTKFINKLGPVLSIIGVMLDVFLTLKGEKDEEDQAIKLRGARTEIRREYRIVAQEMRNEYEMGIAKELSSFYDTELEVIETIRKEIAESENRKASLTSGIELLMKKAKAKLRTVK
- a CDS encoding AAA domain-containing protein, with translation MEQQQEVYFNALSVSRSESAKALEGFALRGVKNSVVEKYSDQAHFIYELLQNADDAKATSARFELFKDKLIFVHNGTRRFTVSDPATEAQDLENRVLGDINSITAVGGSNKTDEATIGKFGVGFKAVFQYTATPQIYDPNIFFKIERFIVPICLEADYDGRKNGETLFVFPFDHEKRSVEDAYSDISEKLRSLDYPLLFLSNLKDISFEISGILGLYGKTVEEIHNIDNTIAEFVSLTQNDGENRDDLYDDKLWLFSRDNDKGHTYSVGFFVDAQGHLMPKTHYAFCFFPTKEVTGLNFILHAPFLLTDSREGIRAGVQHNIDMIALLSNLAADSLLYLTEIGQKIKVPLIDDNILDIVPYDESGFVDVNSKKTISFKPFYTAIKEAFRCTAIIPSLDGYVAAGDAYWAFVPQIAELFSNLQLALLSKNETAKWVFTSFGRQDTRRKNEALTDYIDSITEVWLDEGKILKGWKVDSGTSYDGITPEFIESQPIEWLHLFYKWIAETKGRTELILTKPIFLNEDGKAVAAFDVKKQAILFLPTEGDSDYATINNSLLHNEETLAFIKQLGISEPSLRDEIYNIILPEYKKGGDIGTRPHFKKFFRYYQVCSQAEAKSILSLIKEYSFVLYKSKYDETQYRGIAEGLYFPFEPLQQWFQPKSETKFVCFDEYLQLVGEDKKEELISFLTDLGVKDTPRIISCELSLQEANEIKTDWPRSTGYQIWKENYIDGCKELVEITANERDFEKSCFVWTQLLKLVEYGLLNDNYWSQESVLCGKYKYYYYSERTEKFDSTEANRLRTQPWLANREGEFLSANELTVETLHLQYDLSSDEAVELIRLLGIREEVEETEEDKIDITSYAETLGLSDEEQRQALLEYAKRKKTAEVSDAEEEDEDLLDDEPEETTPDPSPTVKRVVKEILKRATSAQGRRIMQQDDDIEDAPIDEDDYSKPSVNISKKIEKVKEQAERDINAIARLEDLKQQAHAAEKYSYGWFKVLLELESINSGENNASSREVSISFSKVKLEEGTSRTLILKHPNRYIPQSMEDLADIPLELHFENHPMVKVAIEVVNVKSYTLRVKLRTNAQIEGVDLSLVKEARIVAKNPVFLLEELRKAFNKLGFEDDYDMKGNLCENIEFVFGPPGTGKTTHLAREVILPIMREVENLKVLVLTPTNKAADVLVRRIMEIKDADHSYCDWLVRFGATNDSIIEQSGVFRDKNFDIRTLSRNVTVSTIARFPYDYFLPDESTRLHLSELKWDYIIIDEASMIPLVNIVFPLYKKTPVKFIIAGDPFQIEPITSVDLWKNENIYTMVELKSFTEPTTVPHSYNVELLTTQYRSIPAIGEVFSRFAYDGVLKHNRTTESQRSLPIGDFIDIKPLNIIKFPISKYESIYRPKQLQSKSNYQVYSALFAFEFVKYLSSIVELMKDDKMFRIGLIAPYRAQSDLIDKLMAATTLPKNIDIQVGTIHGFQGDECDIIIALFNPPPFISTSKEMFLNKINIINVSISRARDYLFVIMPDDNTENVGNLTLIKKVERLFKEQPDWTEQQSPAIEELIFGSKSYLEDNSFSTSHQLINVYGKPEKRYEVRSEDNAVDVQIHE
- a CDS encoding S-layer homology domain-containing protein, encoding MPNWQRDAEISVTAPVTGAAPSTTATVGTANFTASTVTWSPMAVTFAGSTAYTATVTLTANSGYVFAATHTTGMINGKAATVTSNTGETVTLSYVFAATVTSGGGGTSSPIFTGSPEPEPTPEPTPKPTQQPVVEVFNSNIVNRASLVEKLAAQVSAANTANTTTDFADTHGHWAKQTINTFLKVQLISGYEDDTFRPNGNITHAEFATMLSRAFNIQADNSNNVTFNDLDKHWAKDVIMNLAAAGVIQGYEGGTFIPEKTITREKMVILLSSIANLNTMTKDTSKGHFTDLSRSYVANEIQTAAQVGIVNGKGKDRFDPKGNATRAEALEIILNTLNLDPQVKSLLDSLS